A genomic stretch from Sulfobacillus thermosulfidooxidans includes:
- the scpB gene encoding SMC-Scp complex subunit ScpB, whose translation MIMRKIEALLFTQKDPVSNDQLALWLDIDPLHIPNLLESFRQYLQARQSGLCVRQVAGGYLLATAPDLSSFLDERLGMERPEPLSAAAWEVLAIIAYKQPITRLEIEALRQTNSERALDTLLNRELIEQVGRKEAPGRPILYGTTVQFLKEFGLDSLEQLPPLPQDSSISG comes from the coding sequence ATGATAATGCGAAAAATTGAAGCCCTATTGTTTACACAAAAAGATCCTGTCTCGAATGACCAACTAGCCTTATGGTTGGACATTGATCCCCTACACATTCCCAATCTTCTGGAATCCTTTCGTCAATATTTGCAAGCCCGGCAATCTGGATTATGTGTGCGTCAAGTGGCTGGGGGATATCTATTGGCCACGGCGCCTGATTTGTCGTCCTTTCTCGACGAACGCTTGGGAATGGAAAGGCCTGAACCGTTATCCGCGGCGGCTTGGGAAGTATTGGCGATTATTGCCTATAAACAGCCCATTACCCGTTTAGAAATTGAGGCTTTGCGCCAAACCAATTCGGAACGCGCTCTCGATACCCTTTTAAATCGCGAACTGATTGAACAAGTCGGTCGCAAAGAAGCTCCTGGCCGTCCCATTCTCTATGGCACCACGGTGCAGTTTCTCAAAGAGTTTGGGCTTGATTCCTTAGAGCAACTCCCTCCTTTACCGCAAGATTCTTCTATATCCGGATAA
- the lysA gene encoding diaminopimelate decarboxylase, with product MFPDTYQRDEHNRISIGGVPIRQLAEAYGTPLYVLDYATMLHRIHDFQEALNEMTPPGRAFYAGKAFLTTAMAGFLNAHGVGLDVVSGGELYTAIAAGFNMQNVVFHGNVKTAEEIQLALKHNVGYVVVDSLDELHLIDEIAARMTIKAPVLLRLTPGIEAHTHAFIQTGQFDSKFGFSMKDGIHEEAVSVALASSHIDLKGFHAHIGSQIFDEDPFVHNAARLMEFIQSLWEQRRFWPEVLDIGGGFGVQYTEKDDPPEVPSILARVNSAVQAMTPMGCVPPVIFIEPGRAIVAEAGVTVYQVNATKTVPGGKNYIAVDGGMGDNIRPALYQAEYMAQVDGKPIEGVTVYTVAGRYCESGDILIRDVTLPSVEVGDYVVVFGTGAYNYAMSSNYNRVPKPAVVLVADGHSQLWVKRETYQDLVAQDLPWRDPAGLRDFL from the coding sequence ATGTTTCCGGATACTTATCAGAGGGATGAGCACAATCGGATCTCCATAGGCGGAGTACCGATTCGCCAGCTCGCAGAAGCTTATGGTACACCATTATATGTATTGGATTATGCGACAATGTTACACCGTATTCATGATTTTCAAGAGGCATTAAATGAAATGACTCCACCGGGTCGTGCATTTTATGCAGGCAAAGCCTTTTTGACTACAGCGATGGCGGGATTCTTAAATGCTCACGGCGTGGGTCTCGATGTTGTATCAGGCGGTGAGTTATATACTGCTATTGCGGCCGGCTTTAATATGCAAAACGTTGTGTTTCATGGCAATGTGAAAACAGCCGAAGAAATCCAGCTGGCGCTCAAGCATAACGTGGGATATGTAGTGGTTGATTCGCTCGATGAGTTACATCTTATCGATGAGATTGCGGCCCGCATGACCATTAAGGCGCCCGTCCTCTTACGGCTGACCCCGGGGATTGAGGCGCATACCCATGCATTTATCCAAACGGGGCAATTTGATTCGAAATTCGGATTTAGCATGAAAGATGGCATTCACGAGGAAGCCGTCAGTGTCGCGCTAGCGTCTTCACATATTGATTTAAAGGGTTTTCATGCGCACATTGGCTCCCAAATCTTCGATGAAGATCCTTTTGTCCATAATGCGGCGCGGCTGATGGAATTTATCCAGTCTTTATGGGAACAGCGCCGATTTTGGCCGGAGGTTCTGGATATCGGGGGCGGATTCGGTGTGCAATATACCGAGAAGGATGATCCTCCGGAAGTGCCGAGCATTTTGGCCCGGGTGAATTCAGCTGTTCAGGCCATGACTCCCATGGGATGCGTACCACCGGTAATATTTATTGAACCGGGGCGGGCTATCGTGGCCGAAGCAGGCGTAACCGTTTATCAGGTGAATGCTACCAAAACAGTCCCGGGTGGCAAAAACTATATCGCTGTCGATGGGGGAATGGGGGATAATATTCGGCCTGCCCTCTATCAAGCCGAATATATGGCCCAGGTCGATGGAAAGCCCATAGAGGGAGTTACAGTTTACACTGTTGCTGGACGATATTGCGAAAGTGGAGACATCTTAATTCGCGACGTCACCTTGCCTTCTGTGGAAGTGGGAGATTATGTGGTGGTCTTCGGTACCGGTGCGTACAATTATGCGATGTCGTCCAATTATAATCGTGTGCCCAAACCTGCTGTGGTTTTGGTTGCGGATGGTCACAGCCAGTTATGGGTGAAACGTGAAACCTATCAAGATTTAGTCGCGCAAGATCTGCCCTGGCGAGATCCTGCCGGCTTGCGTGATTTCCTATAG
- the spoVAE gene encoding stage V sporulation protein AE has protein sequence MTFLWAFVIGGLLCVLAQLILDLFPVTPAHVLVLFVVLGAIFGGVGLYGKLVSFAGAGATVPLPGFGYTLVTGIGEAVKTKGVLGLLTGGLTAAAGGIKAAVLFGLTAALVFKPKT, from the coding sequence ATGACGTTTTTATGGGCTTTTGTCATCGGCGGTCTTTTATGCGTTTTGGCACAACTCATCCTAGATTTGTTTCCGGTAACCCCGGCTCACGTTTTAGTGTTGTTTGTGGTTTTAGGAGCCATCTTCGGAGGAGTAGGGCTTTATGGCAAGTTGGTCAGTTTTGCCGGTGCGGGAGCGACTGTTCCCCTACCGGGATTCGGATATACATTAGTCACGGGAATTGGGGAAGCTGTGAAGACCAAAGGGGTCTTAGGATTACTTACAGGAGGACTTACGGCTGCTGCTGGCGGGATTAAAGCAGCCGTATTATTTGGATTAACAGCGGCTTTGGTGTTTAAGCCGAAGACTTAA
- the trpS gene encoding tryptophan--tRNA ligase, translating into MKDRVLSGMQPSGALHIGNWMGALDNWVKMQDIYDSYFMVADFHSLTTGYHDTRQLPSMVFNMVVDWLAAGLDPQRSIIFRQSMVPQHAELHLLLSMITPLGWLERVPSYKEKLKELAQRDIHTYGFLGYPVLMSSDIILYRANKVPVGQDQVPHVELTREIVRRFNGLYGDVLVEPEAVLTEARVLPGLDGKKMSKSYGNTLALGEPADSITKKIRVMMTDPARVKRSDPGHPDVCPAFSLHKVFSEKKTVEEIDLACRNATIGCVDCKALLAASINNRLDPIRERRTQWEAHPEQVEEILQEGAKSAQRLAQATMDEVKDAMHLNGLQ; encoded by the coding sequence ATGAAAGATCGTGTCTTATCAGGAATGCAACCTTCTGGAGCACTTCATATTGGAAATTGGATGGGGGCCCTAGATAACTGGGTGAAAATGCAAGACATCTATGATTCGTATTTTATGGTTGCGGATTTCCATTCCCTTACCACGGGGTATCATGACACCCGTCAACTGCCTTCTATGGTCTTTAATATGGTAGTGGATTGGCTAGCGGCGGGACTGGATCCGCAACGCTCCATTATTTTTCGCCAATCCATGGTGCCGCAACATGCGGAGTTACATCTTTTACTCAGCATGATTACACCTCTGGGATGGTTAGAGCGCGTTCCCAGTTACAAGGAAAAGTTAAAAGAATTAGCACAACGCGATATCCATACCTATGGATTCTTAGGCTATCCGGTTTTAATGTCATCGGACATCATTCTTTATCGTGCCAACAAGGTTCCTGTCGGTCAAGATCAGGTTCCCCATGTTGAGTTAACCCGAGAAATTGTTCGCCGGTTTAACGGCTTGTATGGTGATGTCCTGGTCGAACCCGAAGCCGTCCTAACCGAGGCGCGTGTGCTTCCGGGATTGGATGGCAAAAAGATGAGTAAGAGTTATGGGAATACTTTGGCCCTGGGAGAACCAGCCGACAGTATAACAAAGAAAATTCGGGTCATGATGACAGATCCTGCCCGAGTAAAGCGTTCGGATCCTGGTCATCCTGATGTATGCCCTGCATTTAGTTTGCATAAAGTGTTTAGCGAGAAAAAAACCGTTGAGGAAATTGACCTTGCTTGTCGGAACGCCACCATCGGCTGTGTCGATTGTAAAGCGCTTTTGGCGGCATCAATCAATAACCGCTTAGATCCGATTCGGGAACGACGCACTCAGTGGGAAGCCCATCCTGAACAAGTGGAAGAAATTCTTCAAGAAGGCGCAAAATCAGCCCAAAGATTAGCCCAGGCAACTATGGACGAGGTTAAAGATGCGATGCATCTGAACGGCCTCCAATGA
- a CDS encoding RNA ligase family protein, translating to MIEPHTFIAPMLAVRVPHPFDDVHWWYEIKWDGYRCQIHWTDHLQIFSRNGQSLLRQFPDLADVAKELDRPVILDGELIAWENGKPSFSALQRRHGGAHRVIVFDCLYAEGEWLLAKPLKTRLEYLHNVVSTQGKIVVADGVVEHGMALWTAAWDHGLEGVMAKNLNSPYLPGKRVRAWQKFLVMNRQWAVVSVISRALDGQWMWWVSSDKDGGDVMAKLLAPKDWNVEVSLLVKEKRGTDIIWRLPDPIDVEVEYRELTAEGKMRHGRIRQWRTSN from the coding sequence ATGATAGAGCCTCATACGTTCATTGCCCCCATGTTGGCCGTTCGGGTGCCCCATCCCTTTGATGATGTCCACTGGTGGTATGAAATAAAATGGGATGGTTACCGGTGTCAAATCCATTGGACCGACCATCTCCAAATCTTTTCGCGTAACGGCCAAAGCCTACTCAGGCAATTTCCTGATTTGGCCGATGTGGCTAAGGAGCTCGATCGGCCCGTTATTTTAGATGGCGAGTTGATTGCCTGGGAGAACGGCAAACCGTCTTTTTCGGCTCTTCAACGACGTCATGGAGGGGCACACCGAGTGATTGTGTTTGATTGTTTATATGCAGAGGGTGAATGGCTGTTGGCCAAACCACTGAAAACACGTCTTGAATATTTGCATAACGTGGTGTCAACGCAGGGAAAAATTGTCGTGGCCGATGGTGTGGTCGAACACGGAATGGCTTTGTGGACGGCGGCGTGGGACCATGGTCTTGAAGGGGTCATGGCCAAGAACTTAAACAGTCCCTATTTACCAGGAAAGCGGGTGAGGGCCTGGCAGAAATTTTTAGTCATGAACCGTCAATGGGCCGTCGTGTCTGTAATTTCCCGAGCCCTGGATGGTCAATGGATGTGGTGGGTGAGTTCGGACAAGGATGGCGGAGATGTGATGGCTAAATTATTAGCCCCCAAGGACTGGAACGTGGAGGTTTCGTTGTTAGTCAAGGAGAAGAGAGGGACGGATATCATCTGGCGCTTACCCGATCCAATTGACGTAGAAGTCGAATACCGAGAACTCACAGCAGAAGGAAAGATGCGGCATGGTCGAATTCGTCAATGGCGAACATCGAATTAG
- the ytfJ gene encoding GerW family sporulation protein has product MKTAMESIKGMIDVNTVVGQPVQTPDGGTIIPVSRVSFGFAAGGGEYWKRESDGPGHPFGGGSGAGVTVHPVGFLVAHGDNVRLLSVDRGDVLESIVNNVPQLLDQIQHLISGNGKPKAQNHTTTLVNPQDVSQ; this is encoded by the coding sequence ATGAAAACAGCCATGGAATCGATTAAAGGCATGATCGATGTGAACACGGTGGTGGGTCAACCGGTTCAGACGCCTGACGGCGGGACAATTATTCCGGTGTCGCGTGTTTCCTTTGGATTTGCCGCTGGGGGTGGTGAATACTGGAAACGGGAAAGTGACGGTCCCGGGCATCCTTTTGGCGGCGGGAGTGGAGCCGGAGTGACTGTTCATCCCGTCGGTTTTCTGGTTGCTCATGGAGATAATGTACGCTTACTCTCGGTTGATCGCGGAGATGTGCTCGAATCGATCGTGAACAATGTGCCCCAACTTCTTGACCAAATCCAGCATCTCATTAGTGGTAATGGTAAGCCGAAGGCACAAAACCACACCACAACCCTGGTCAACCCCCAAGACGTATCTCAATAG
- a CDS encoding spore germination protein: MPVNYMLHGKAMVHSHEISRDLKANVQWLKEYLGYKETFDLIVREFKIGSRQVALVYLDSFVSQTDLTLIMQELFKTPDDQLNHPSLAILLNRKIPFIEITPETALDKTADQILAGPAALLVDGITHAIIMDVRKYPDRNPSEPSLERVLRGPKDGFVETLIFNTILIRRRLRDPNLRIEIHEVGRRSRADVALIYIKDIADDYFVRQIRKRIKDINVDALTMSEKALQEWIMHKPWWNPFPNSRFTERPDVAAEHLTEGHVLVMIDTSPNAMILPVSFFSFLQSVEEYHEDVMVGTYLKWVRFLGVALSWFLPPLWYAMLVSHTHLPDGWQTLIHPTVTEIPIFWQLIGAEIGVDLLRLALTFSPDPLTQSMGFFGAILLGDIAVKAKLIDAQVMVFVAIAAVGTFSAPDIDFGMAVRLLRIFLLIMTGVGELVGAPWDGFFLGILIPLIILVTTNSFGMRYSWPVYPLDGSALGSEFIRKPLNRKFLRPSITLPIDKTHRRPKPKV, from the coding sequence ATGCCCGTTAATTATATGTTGCACGGTAAAGCCATGGTCCACTCCCATGAGATTTCGCGCGATCTCAAGGCAAATGTACAGTGGCTAAAAGAATATTTAGGATATAAAGAAACGTTTGACCTGATTGTGAGAGAATTTAAAATTGGATCCCGTCAAGTGGCGTTAGTGTATCTCGATTCTTTCGTCAGTCAGACTGATTTGACCTTAATTATGCAGGAATTATTTAAAACTCCTGATGATCAGTTAAACCATCCAAGTTTGGCGATTTTGCTGAACCGCAAAATTCCGTTCATCGAAATCACCCCGGAAACAGCTTTGGATAAAACCGCAGATCAAATTTTAGCAGGACCTGCCGCCTTATTAGTAGACGGCATTACCCACGCGATCATTATGGATGTTCGAAAATATCCGGATCGCAATCCCAGTGAGCCATCATTAGAGCGTGTTTTACGGGGCCCCAAAGACGGATTTGTGGAAACCCTTATTTTTAATACGATTCTTATTCGAAGACGGCTGCGAGATCCCAATTTACGGATTGAAATTCACGAAGTGGGACGGCGTTCTCGAGCTGATGTGGCATTGATTTATATTAAAGACATTGCGGACGATTATTTTGTTCGACAGATTCGCAAACGGATTAAGGATATCAACGTAGATGCACTGACCATGTCGGAAAAAGCTCTCCAGGAATGGATTATGCATAAACCATGGTGGAATCCCTTTCCGAATAGCCGGTTTACAGAGCGACCGGATGTGGCAGCGGAACACCTGACCGAAGGACATGTTTTGGTGATGATTGACACATCACCTAATGCAATGATTTTGCCGGTATCCTTCTTCTCATTTTTGCAATCGGTTGAGGAATACCATGAAGATGTGATGGTTGGAACGTATTTAAAATGGGTCCGGTTTTTGGGCGTGGCATTGTCATGGTTTCTTCCGCCGTTATGGTACGCCATGCTCGTTAGTCATACCCACTTGCCAGATGGATGGCAGACACTGATTCATCCTACGGTCACGGAAATTCCAATCTTCTGGCAACTTATTGGCGCAGAAATTGGAGTGGATCTTCTGCGTTTGGCGCTCACATTTAGTCCTGATCCCCTGACTCAGTCGATGGGATTCTTTGGTGCCATTTTGTTAGGTGACATTGCTGTGAAAGCAAAACTGATTGACGCTCAAGTAATGGTTTTTGTTGCCATTGCCGCGGTGGGGACTTTTTCGGCTCCAGACATCGACTTTGGCATGGCCGTGCGGCTTTTGCGTATTTTTCTCTTGATTATGACGGGAGTCGGGGAGTTAGTGGGGGCACCGTGGGACGGATTTTTCCTAGGTATTCTCATTCCCCTCATCATTCTCGTTACGACCAATTCATTTGGTATGCGGTATTCATGGCCTGTGTATCCGTTAGATGGGAGTGCATTAGGTTCGGAATTTATTCGCAAACCCTTGAACCGCAAATTTTTAAGACCGTCTATTACACTGCCCATTGATAAAACGCACCGCCGCCCCAAACCCAAAGTTTAG
- a CDS encoding stage V sporulation protein AD, with protein MGVRRRSASSYAFDNVVIRSAAAVVGPKEGEGPLGSYFDRIWPSELNNHSSFEVAERALLIEAQNLTLKKGEQDWFNVDVVMGGDLLDQLISTNFAAREHQRPLLGLFSACAVFTEGLGLAALAIAGHGPKTVLVGATSHHMAAERQFRYPIELGYQRTPTAGWTATAAGACLLSATSSVDSGDIIVEAATFGRVVDWGSKNPNDMGTAMAPAAFDTIKRHLEDFDRDISDYDQIYTGDLGVLGVKLLDALASKEGLDWSHRLNDCGRSLYDIDRQDVHNGGSGAGCSASVFSGFLYHQLQHGQFHRILLVSTGALFSPTSYQQGESIPSIAHAVAISRA; from the coding sequence GTGGGTGTGCGTCGCCGGTCAGCATCGAGCTATGCATTTGATAACGTGGTTATTCGCTCTGCGGCGGCTGTTGTGGGGCCGAAGGAGGGGGAAGGCCCGTTGGGCTCGTACTTTGATCGGATTTGGCCATCTGAACTCAATAATCATTCAAGTTTTGAAGTTGCGGAACGAGCTTTGTTGATTGAAGCGCAAAATCTCACTTTGAAGAAAGGAGAGCAAGATTGGTTTAATGTGGACGTTGTCATGGGCGGCGATCTCTTAGATCAATTAATCTCGACCAATTTTGCTGCCCGTGAACATCAAAGACCTTTACTGGGACTTTTTTCAGCTTGTGCCGTGTTTACTGAAGGTTTGGGTCTGGCGGCTTTGGCCATTGCCGGCCATGGGCCTAAAACGGTTTTGGTCGGGGCAACGAGCCATCACATGGCTGCTGAACGGCAATTTCGCTATCCTATAGAACTCGGCTATCAACGCACTCCAACGGCAGGATGGACGGCCACAGCGGCCGGAGCGTGTCTGTTGTCTGCAACGTCGTCCGTGGATTCGGGAGATATTATCGTGGAAGCAGCAACCTTTGGCCGGGTTGTGGATTGGGGATCGAAAAACCCCAATGACATGGGTACCGCGATGGCTCCAGCAGCATTTGACACCATTAAACGACATCTCGAAGACTTTGACCGGGATATTTCAGATTACGATCAGATTTATACGGGCGACTTGGGTGTGTTGGGTGTTAAGCTGCTTGATGCTTTAGCGAGTAAAGAAGGATTGGATTGGTCTCATCGACTGAATGACTGCGGGCGGTCCTTATATGATATTGACAGACAAGATGTTCATAATGGAGGATCTGGTGCCGGCTGTTCGGCCAGTGTCTTTTCGGGTTTTCTTTATCACCAACTCCAACATGGCCAGTTTCATCGTATTTTACTCGTCTCTACAGGCGCTTTATTTTCTCCCACAAGCTATCAACAAGGTGAAAGCATTCCTTCCATCGCCCATGCTGTCGCGATCTCCCGTGCTTAA
- the spoVAC gene encoding stage V sporulation protein AC: protein MANQARQLSQEMQDYQNMASQIRPKKPMLKNAITAFFVGGLICEVGQGVQWFFMQQGMSAKEATSPTTVVMIGLGALLTGLGWYDRIVKRGGMGGSLPITGFANAMVAPAMEYRTEGLVLGVGAKLFTVAGPVLTYGLAAAFVVGLIRYLLTGVA, encoded by the coding sequence ATGGCCAATCAAGCCAGACAGTTAAGTCAGGAAATGCAAGATTATCAAAATATGGCCAGTCAGATCCGTCCGAAAAAGCCGATGCTAAAAAATGCGATTACGGCATTTTTTGTTGGCGGTCTGATTTGCGAAGTCGGTCAGGGAGTCCAATGGTTTTTTATGCAACAAGGTATGAGCGCCAAAGAAGCCACTTCTCCCACGACCGTAGTGATGATCGGACTCGGGGCATTATTGACCGGATTAGGATGGTATGACCGGATAGTGAAGCGTGGAGGGATGGGAGGATCATTGCCCATTACCGGCTTTGCTAATGCCATGGTCGCTCCCGCCATGGAATACCGCACCGAAGGGTTAGTATTGGGCGTTGGTGCCAAATTGTTTACGGTAGCAGGACCGGTATTAACCTATGGATTAGCCGCAGCCTTTGTGGTCGGATTGATTCGATATTTACTAACGGGGGTGGCTTAA
- a CDS encoding Ku protein, which yields MRSLYKGVIGFGLVSIPIQVYKAMDDEKVEIHWLHKVCGSRIQYRKYCPTCHVEVESGEIVRGAPVPDGRYVVLEDQDIVQSSTDHNVTIMSFHLLDAIDPVYFRQAYWLKPLPGGHKAYRLLADTMQNTHLVALAELTLRSKPSLAVVRTFHSSTLMMHTLYFPESLREEGKNFGDVSVQISDKERDMAVMLVKQMQEPFVPERYPNEAKRELLERIQALMPQAITPEETHTTREVMSLMEQLRASVSQTAQRV from the coding sequence GTGAGAAGCTTATATAAAGGGGTGATTGGTTTTGGCTTGGTCTCTATTCCCATCCAGGTTTATAAAGCGATGGATGATGAAAAAGTGGAGATTCATTGGCTTCACAAGGTATGTGGATCCAGGATTCAATATCGAAAATATTGTCCGACCTGCCATGTCGAAGTCGAATCCGGTGAGATAGTGCGAGGGGCTCCTGTGCCGGATGGACGTTATGTGGTGCTCGAGGATCAGGACATCGTCCAGTCTTCGACGGATCATAACGTCACCATTATGAGTTTTCATCTGTTAGATGCCATTGATCCTGTCTACTTCCGGCAAGCTTACTGGCTGAAGCCTCTGCCGGGAGGGCACAAAGCTTACCGCTTATTAGCGGATACAATGCAGAATACGCATTTAGTCGCGTTGGCAGAATTGACGCTTCGGTCTAAGCCGTCCTTAGCTGTGGTCCGGACCTTTCATTCGTCGACCTTGATGATGCATACCTTGTATTTTCCGGAAAGTTTGCGTGAAGAAGGAAAAAACTTTGGCGATGTATCCGTGCAAATATCTGATAAAGAACGGGATATGGCCGTAATGTTGGTGAAACAAATGCAGGAGCCATTTGTTCCAGAACGGTATCCCAATGAGGCCAAGCGAGAGCTTTTAGAACGGATCCAAGCGTTGATGCCCCAAGCGATAACCCCGGAAGAAACACACACGACGCGCGAGGTGATGTCTTTGATGGAACAATTACGGGCATCGGTTTCGCAGACGGCCCAAAGGGTATGA
- a CDS encoding stage V sporulation protein AE produces the protein MRAKPVIIVTDGDNTAYEALKAASESLNLYVLEESKGNPTPLSGQELVEAITRAPEEPVVVMVDDRGEAGTGAGEKALEVLMNAPELNVLGVIAVAANTHPVDGVPIDSSVTDHGRIISHAVDKEGRQASSSRLYGDTVDVLEDDAGHVPIIGLGDPGKMHGHDTVEHGVPATKRALEEILQRSGYHAR, from the coding sequence ATGCGTGCTAAGCCCGTCATTATTGTCACTGATGGTGATAACACGGCTTATGAAGCCTTAAAAGCCGCGAGTGAGTCGTTAAATCTCTATGTATTGGAAGAATCTAAAGGGAATCCGACTCCCCTTAGTGGCCAGGAGTTAGTCGAAGCTATTACTCGCGCTCCCGAGGAACCGGTCGTGGTTATGGTCGATGACCGGGGGGAAGCGGGGACGGGAGCGGGAGAAAAAGCCTTGGAAGTTCTCATGAACGCTCCAGAATTGAATGTATTGGGCGTTATTGCGGTGGCGGCCAATACCCATCCGGTGGACGGCGTGCCTATTGATTCCTCGGTGACAGATCATGGCCGTATCATTTCGCATGCTGTGGACAAAGAGGGACGCCAAGCCTCTTCTTCGCGCCTCTATGGCGATACGGTGGATGTCCTCGAAGATGATGCGGGGCACGTACCCATAATTGGGCTAGGCGACCCTGGTAAAATGCATGGTCACGATACTGTCGAACACGGTGTTCCCGCGACGAAAAGGGCTTTGGAAGAGATTTTGCAAAGGAGTGGGTATCATGCCCGTTAA
- a CDS encoding DEAD/DEAH box helicase, translated as MTRKSRQAPTLEHLIGHLHCWPAIEPYIEQGLHLHSYQIDSVLTVVNHLQGRAILADEVGLGKTIEAGLIIAELKAQGLVDRVLILVPAGLITQWIHELKNKFGWQALHNAHDQGWLWVLSIDTAKRPPLYQQLQYVPWDLVIVDEAHHLKNTKTLNYQLVEGLQSRYLVLLTATPMENELTELYTLVNLVKPGLFGNYLRFYRQFILDKRTPKNARALKKLLSQVMVRNQRQDVGLSLPPREVTLWPIVLSEAERRLYDTMTHALKVEYRHRLQGNQTVLPLITLQRELCSSPQALIPTLESSTWLGSLQQELLELARSIPVTAKIRAISDLIRVIGGKVLIFTEYRASQQMIVNFLREQGILAEAFHGGLNRTERDRLIAWFRDGDHVLVSTEAGGQGLNLQFCHQLINFDLPWNPMRIEQRIGRVHRIGQEHPVEIYNLFTVDTIEENILHLLHEKIDLFRHVIGELDVILRHLERRGSLEKRLLDIFFWEDDRKAIEMRLDALGQEFLAARRRLSWPHLDKSSTSPESTTQNPKESVN; from the coding sequence ATGACCAGAAAATCGCGCCAAGCACCGACTCTAGAGCACTTAATAGGCCATCTCCACTGTTGGCCCGCAATTGAGCCGTATATCGAACAGGGATTACATTTGCACAGTTATCAAATTGATAGTGTGTTAACGGTGGTAAATCATCTTCAAGGTCGAGCCATTTTAGCTGATGAAGTCGGACTCGGCAAAACCATTGAGGCAGGATTAATTATCGCTGAATTGAAGGCCCAAGGCCTTGTCGACCGGGTATTGATTTTAGTGCCAGCGGGACTGATCACCCAATGGATTCACGAACTCAAAAATAAGTTCGGTTGGCAAGCTCTACACAATGCCCATGATCAAGGCTGGTTATGGGTATTATCTATTGATACGGCTAAACGGCCGCCGCTTTATCAACAATTACAATATGTGCCTTGGGATCTAGTCATTGTCGATGAGGCGCATCACCTTAAAAATACCAAGACATTAAACTACCAGTTGGTGGAAGGACTTCAGTCGCGGTATTTAGTCTTGTTAACGGCCACACCGATGGAAAATGAATTAACAGAATTATATACCCTCGTAAACTTGGTGAAACCCGGATTATTTGGGAATTATTTGCGCTTTTATCGTCAATTCATTTTGGACAAACGCACGCCTAAAAATGCACGCGCTTTAAAAAAGTTATTGTCGCAAGTGATGGTTCGTAATCAACGACAGGATGTGGGGCTGTCATTACCTCCCCGCGAAGTCACATTGTGGCCAATTGTGCTCAGTGAGGCCGAACGCCGGCTTTATGACACGATGACCCACGCGTTGAAGGTGGAATACCGCCATCGTCTTCAAGGCAATCAGACGGTACTTCCCCTCATTACGTTGCAACGAGAATTATGTTCGTCGCCTCAGGCGCTAATTCCGACATTGGAATCCTCCACCTGGTTAGGATCCTTACAACAGGAACTGTTAGAACTGGCCCGGTCCATCCCCGTGACCGCGAAAATCCGGGCGATTAGTGATTTGATTCGAGTGATTGGAGGTAAGGTTCTCATTTTTACGGAATATCGGGCCAGTCAGCAAATGATTGTTAATTTTTTGCGAGAACAAGGGATTTTGGCTGAAGCGTTTCACGGGGGCTTAAACCGAACCGAGCGTGACCGCTTAATTGCCTGGTTTCGCGACGGGGATCATGTGTTAGTCTCCACGGAGGCCGGAGGACAAGGATTAAACCTGCAATTTTGTCACCAGTTAATCAACTTTGATTTACCTTGGAACCCTATGCGTATTGAACAGCGTATTGGTCGGGTCCACCGGATTGGGCAAGAACATCCGGTGGAAATTTACAACTTGTTCACGGTTGACACGATCGAAGAAAATATATTACATCTACTGCATGAGAAAATTGATTTGTTTCGCCATGTGATTGGAGAACTTGATGTGATTCTAAGACACTTGGAACGCCGGGGAAGCCTGGAAAAACGGTTGCTGGATATCTTTTTCTGGGAAGATGATCGCAAAGCGATTGAGATGCGCTTAGACGCTTTGGGCCAAGAATTTTTAGCGGCGCGCCGGCGTTTGAGTTGGCCACATTTGGACAAATCCTCCACGTCGCCTGAGTCAACCACACAAAATCCAAAAGAATCTGTTAACTGA